Within Actinosynnema pretiosum, the genomic segment TCGGCGGTAGCGCCGGTCCAGCCGGGCCCTCGGGTCGTTCCACGCGGTGAAGCGCCGCTTCACCTGGTCCGCGACCTGCCCCTGCTGCGCGTTGAAGAGCTCGACCAGCTCACCCGGAACGAGCTTGCGGTTGGCGGGAAGCATCGCGGATCACCCCATCAGCTCTGGGCGGGCGGGTTCTGCGGGAGCTGCTGCGTGGCCTGCTGCGGCTGGGACTGCGCCTGCTGCACCCGCTGCTGGATCTCCTGCTGGATGTTGGCGGCGGCGGAGTTGGGCTTCGCGGTGATCTCGCCCGCCGTCGCGCCACCGCCCATGGAGGCGCGGATCTGGTCGAGGCGCGAGATGCCCGCCATCTGCGTGGTGGAGCGCTGCACCTCCATCATGCGGCCCTGCACCGAGTTCTGCGCCAGCTCCGCGGAGCCGAGGGCGGTGGTGTACCGCTTCTCGATCTTGTCGCGGACCTCGTCCAGGGACGGGGTGCTGCTGGGCGCGGCGAGCTCGGTCATCTGCCGCAGCGAGTGCGAGACCTGCTCCTGCATCTTGGCCTGCTCCAGCTGGCTGAGCAGCTTGGTGCGCTCGGCGAGCTTGCCCTGCAGGACCGACGCGTTGTTCTCGACGGCCTGCTTCGCCTGGGTCGCGGCCTGCAGCGACTGGTCGTGCAGCGTCTTCAGGTCCTCGATGCCCTGCTCGGCGGTGACCAGCTGGGTCGCGAACCCGGCGGCGGCCTCCTCGAACTGGGCGGCGCGCTGCTCGTCGCCCTTGGCGCGGGCCTCGTCGGACAGCACGAGCGCCTGGCGCGCGGAGGCCTGGAGCTTCTCGACCTCACCGAGCTGCCGGTTGAGCTTCATCTCCAGCTGCCGCTGGTTGCCGATCACCGCTGCGGCCTGCTGGGAGAGCGCCTGGTGCTGCCGCTGCGCCTCCTCGATGGCCTGCTGGATCTGCACCTTCGGGTCGGCGTGCTCGTCGATCTTCGACGAAAAAGCCGCCATGAAGTACTTCCATGCCTTCACGAAAGGGTTGGCCATCTCCTACGCCTGCCTTCTCCGCACTTTCCTGGCTCGCGCTCGTGATTGGCAACGACCCGGTGCCGGTGTTGGTTCCATCGTGTCAGTTGTGCAGCCGCGCTTCCACCGACCCGGCGGAATATCCGGGATCACCCCGAGTACCCCCGAGAGGCGAGTCGGACGGCACGGCCATCCTGCCTGGCAGCCGCCCCCAGCGTTGCAGGTACCCCGCAAGCGGTTGTCAACTCGTTGCACGCCAACGCGCCGAACCGGCGTTCCGGTTCGGCGCTGGCGGTGGAGCACGGGTATCAGGCGGCCACCACGGAACCGCGCGGCTTGCTGATCGCGGTCGGCAGCCGGTGCGTGAGGACGGGTTGCAGCCTCAGGTCGGACAGGTCGTTGCCGACCACCGCGGGCACCAGGGTGCCCGCCTCGAGCCCGGCGCGAGCGGCCTCGCGCTCCGCCAGCGCGGCGGACTTCGCCACCTTGTCGACGGCGCCGATGTCGGCGGCGACCAGGTGCAGCAGTTCGGACAGGGGCAGTTCGAGCGCGTCGCAGATCGCGGCGAGCAGCTCGCTCGACGCCTCCTTGCGCCCCCGCTCGACCTCGGACAGGTACCCGAGGCTCACGCGCGCGGTCCTGGAGACCTCGCGCAGCGTGCGGCGTTGTGTGGTGCGGGCATGGCGGAGCCGATCACCGATCGCCTCGCGCAGCAGCACGGTCATCGCGCGCCTCCTTCCGGCCGGCCGTGCCACCACGTTACCGATCCACCCCGACGGCGGGCAGTGACTTCCTGGCACGTCCTCCAACAGCGAACGGGTGAATACCCCGCGAAGTTCCCGTTCAAGCGGGACCGCGCGCGGGGAATCATCCAGCTCAGCTCACCCAGCTCACCCTACCGGGACGAGCAGCCGCGCACGCAGCAATTCCAGGGCGGTGATCACCGACGCGACCCGAACCCGGTGACGATCACCACTGAGGGTGACCGAGGACACTTCCACCGAGGGTCCCCCTACGGGTGAGACCCCGGCGACCCCGATGTGCACGACACCGGGTGGCACCCCGTCCTGCGGGCCGGGGCCCGCCACCCCGGTGAGCCCGAGGCCCCAGGTGGCCCCGCAGCGGTCGCGGGCGCCGGTGGCGAGCTGGGCCGCCACGTCGGGGTGAACCGCGCCGTGCTCGGCGAGCAGCTCGGCGGACACCCCGGCGAGCGAGTGCTTGAGCTCGGTGGCGTAGACGATCAGGCCGCCGCGCAGGACCGCGCTCGCGCCGGGCACGCCCGCCAGCAGCGCGCCGACCGCGCCCGCCGTGAGCGACTCGGCCGTCGCGACCGTCTCGCCCCTGGCGCGCAGCAGGCCGACGACCTCGACCGCCAGCGGGTCCGGGACGCCCTCGGCGAGGACGCGCCCGGTCGAAACCGCACCGCTGCGGCTTCCCGCAGCGGCGTCCCCCTCGGGGGTGGGGTCCGCCCCGGTGGCGTCCCCCGCCACCCCGGCGCTCACGCCCCGGCCACCGCGCGCTTGCCGCGCGCCCGCAGCCGCACCGCGCGCACCACGTAGTCCACGCCCGTGACGACGGTCAGCAG encodes:
- a CDS encoding PspA/IM30 family protein yields the protein MANPFVKAWKYFMAAFSSKIDEHADPKVQIQQAIEEAQRQHQALSQQAAAVIGNQRQLEMKLNRQLGEVEKLQASARQALVLSDEARAKGDEQRAAQFEEAAAGFATQLVTAEQGIEDLKTLHDQSLQAATQAKQAVENNASVLQGKLAERTKLLSQLEQAKMQEQVSHSLRQMTELAAPSSTPSLDEVRDKIEKRYTTALGSAELAQNSVQGRMMEVQRSTTQMAGISRLDQIRASMGGGATAGEITAKPNSAAANIQQEIQQRVQQAQSQPQQATQQLPQNPPAQS
- a CDS encoding helix-turn-helix domain-containing protein — translated: MTVLLREAIGDRLRHARTTQRRTLREVSRTARVSLGYLSEVERGRKEASSELLAAICDALELPLSELLHLVAADIGAVDKVAKSAALAEREAARAGLEAGTLVPAVVGNDLSDLRLQPVLTHRLPTAISKPRGSVVAA
- a CDS encoding CinA family protein, with protein sequence MSAGVAGDATGADPTPEGDAAAGSRSGAVSTGRVLAEGVPDPLAVEVVGLLRARGETVATAESLTAGAVGALLAGVPGASAVLRGGLIVYATELKHSLAGVSAELLAEHGAVHPDVAAQLATGARDRCGATWGLGLTGVAGPGPQDGVPPGVVHIGVAGVSPVGGPSVEVSSVTLSGDRHRVRVASVITALELLRARLLVPVG